The following nucleotide sequence is from Tardiphaga sp. 709.
ATCTCGACAGCAAGGTCGACCAGGCGATGGACGCGCTGCGTTGTCCGCCTGACGATGCCGACGTCACCAAGCTCTCCGGTGGCGAACGTCGCCGCGTTGCGCTCTGCAAGCTGCTGCTTGATGCACCCGAACTGCTGCTGCTCGACGAACCGACCAACCATCTCGACGCCGAGTCCGTCTCATGGCTGGAAGGCCATCTGCGCAACTATCCCGGCGCGATCCTGATCGTGACCCATGACCGCTATTTCCTCGACAACGTAACGTCGTGGATTCTCGAACTCGATCGCGGCCGCGGTATTCCCTACGAGGGCAACTACTCGTCCTGGCTGGTGCAGAAGCAGAAGCGCCTGGCGCAGGAAGGCCGCGAAGACGCAGCCCACCAGAAGACATTGGAACGTGAGCAGGAGTGGATCGCTTCGTCGCCCAAGGCCCGTCAGGCCAAATCGAAGGCGCGCTACCAGCGTTATGACGAGCTGCTCAAGAAGGCCAGCGAGAAGCAGACCCAAGGTGCGCAGATCACCATTCCGGTGGCCGAGCGTCTCGGTGACAACGTGGTCGACTTCGAAGGTCTCACCAAGGCCTATGGCGATCGCGTGCTGATCGACGATCTGACCTTCAAGCTGCCGCCCGGCGGTATCGTCGGCGTCATCGGCGCCAACGGCGCCGGCAAGACGACGCTCTTCAAGATGATCACCGGCCAGGAGAAGCCCGATAGCGGCACGATCACCGTCGGTGAGACCGTTCATCTCGGTTATGTCGATCAGTCGCGCGATGCGCTCGACGGCAAGAAGACCGTATGGGAGGAAATCTCGGGCAATAACGAACTGATCCTGCTCGGCAAGAAGGAAGTCAATTCGCGCGGCTACTGCTCGTCGTTCAACTTCAAGGGCGGCGATCAGCAGAAGAAGGTCGGCGCATTGTCCGGCGGTGAACGCAACCGCGTGCATCTCGCCAAGATGCTGAAGTCCGGCGCCAACGTGTTACTGCTCGACGAACCGACCAACGACCTCGACGTCGACACGCTACGTGCGCTGGAAGAGGCGCTGGAAGACTTCGCCGGTTGCGCCGTGATCATCAGCCATGACCGCTGGTTCCTCGACCGTATCGCGACCCATATGCTCGCTTTCGAAGGCGACAGCCATGTCGAATGGTTTGAAGGCAACTTCCAGGACTACGAGAAGGACAAGATGCGTCGTCTCGGGCAGGATTCGATCATCCCGCATCGCGTGAAATACAAGAAACTGACGCGCTGAGGAGAACTCTAAAATGGCCGACTGGAGCGCGCAGCAGTATCTGAAGTTCGAGGATGAGCGAACCAGGCCGGCACGGGATCTGCTCGCGCAGATTCCGCTTCTCGATGCCCGCAAGGTCGTCGACATCGGCTGCGGGCCTGGCAACTCGACGGAGCTTCTGGTCAATCGCTGGCCCGACGCATCGGTCATCGGTGTCGATACGTCGGCCGATATGCTGCGACAGGCACGGGAACGTCTGCCCGCGCAGACGTTCATCGAGGCCAATATCGCCCATTGGGTAGCGCCGGCCGGCTCCGATGTCTTGTTTGCCAATGCCGTGTTTCAGTGGGTGCCGGATCACATCAAGCAGCTGAAGCGTCTGGTCGGTGCCTTGCCTGATGGAGGCGTGCTGGCCGTACAAATGCCGGACAATCTCGACGAGCCCTCGCATATCCTGATGCGCGAGGTCGCCTATCTCGAGCCGTGGCGCGCGCAGCTCTCGAAGGCTGCGGAGCTGCGTGACTCATTGCCGAAACCCGGGGCCTATTACGATGCGCTGCAGCCACTGTGTTCACGCGTCGAGATCTGGCACACCGTCTACAATCATGCGCTCGCCGATGCCGCCGCCATCGTGGAATGGGTGAAGGGAACGGGCTTGCGTCCGTTCGTCGACCCGCTCGAGCCGCCGGAACGCAAGGCTTACATCGCTGAGTATACCGCGCGCATCGCCGCGAGCTATTTGCCGCAGGCGGATGGCAAGGTTCTGCTGAAATTTCCGCGGATCTTCATCGTCGCTGTCAAATAGCTGATGCGGCCAGTTGCCGCGCATTCACGACATCATCGCGTCCAGTACGCGCCGCTATAAGATCGGCGCTTCCATTGCATTCCGATTCGACCCATAGCGAGCCCCCATGTCCATGACGCCAGAAACGCCATTGCCACCCAGAGGAAAAGGCGGGGCGATGCGACCGATTCCTGCGCTGATTTTTGGCTCGCGCTGGCTGCAGCTGCCGCTCTATATCGGCCTGATCGTGGCGCAGTGCGTCTATGTCGTGTTGTTCCTCAAGGAGCTCTGGCATCTCATCGCGCACTCGTTCGACTTCAGCGAACAGCAGATCATGCTGGTCGTGCTGGGTCTGATCGACGTTGTGATGATTTCCAACCTGCTGGTGATGGTGATCGTCGGCGGTTACGAGACCTTCGTGTCGCGGCTTAATCTGAACGGCCATCCGGACGAGCCGGAATGGCTCAGCCACGTCAATGCGAGCGTGCTGAAGATCAAGCTGGCGATGGCGATCATCGGCATCTCGTCGATCCATCTGCTGCGCACCTTCATCGAGGCCGGCAATCTGGGCAGCACCAGCGCGCGCACGACGAACTACACAGAGACCGGCGTGATGTGGCAGACCATCATCCACATAGTGTTCATTCTCTCGGCCGTCGGCATTGCCTATGTCGACAAGCTCTCGAACGGAGTTGCTTCGCATCCGCCAGAGAATGGTCACGGCAAGCACGGCCATGGAGGCCACGCGCATTGAAGATGAAGCCGGGCATGTGGACGACACTGCGACCGCTCTCAGTCGTCGTTGTCCTGTGCCTGGTGATCATTCCGGTTCATTCGTTTGCTGCACCTGACGCCGGCTTCACCACCTTCATTGCTTCGCTCTGGCCCGAAGCCCAACAGGCTGGCGTCTCGCGTAAAACCTTCGATGAGGCCACACGCGGGCTGGAGCCGGACTACAAGCTTCCGGATCTCATTCTGCCCGGCCGTCCTGCCACCGGTGCGCCGTCGCAGGCAGAATTCGTGCAGGTGCCTGCGGATTATGTGAAGGAGGCCAGCGTCATCCGGCTGGCGGGCGAGGGGCAGCGGCTGTTGCAGAAACACCGCG
It contains:
- a CDS encoding TIGR00645 family protein, translated to MSMTPETPLPPRGKGGAMRPIPALIFGSRWLQLPLYIGLIVAQCVYVVLFLKELWHLIAHSFDFSEQQIMLVVLGLIDVVMISNLLVMVIVGGYETFVSRLNLNGHPDEPEWLSHVNASVLKIKLAMAIIGISSIHLLRTFIEAGNLGSTSARTTNYTETGVMWQTIIHIVFILSAVGIAYVDKLSNGVASHPPENGHGKHGHGGHAH
- the ettA gene encoding energy-dependent translational throttle protein EttA, whose product is MARQFVYFMQGLTKAYPTRKVLDNVHLSFYPDAKIGVLGVNGAGKSTLLKIMAGLDKEYTGEAWVAQGARVGYLEQEPQLDASLNVRENVMLGVAKQKAVLDRYNELAMNYSEETADEMTKLQDEIEAQGLWDLDSKVDQAMDALRCPPDDADVTKLSGGERRRVALCKLLLDAPELLLLDEPTNHLDAESVSWLEGHLRNYPGAILIVTHDRYFLDNVTSWILELDRGRGIPYEGNYSSWLVQKQKRLAQEGREDAAHQKTLEREQEWIASSPKARQAKSKARYQRYDELLKKASEKQTQGAQITIPVAERLGDNVVDFEGLTKAYGDRVLIDDLTFKLPPGGIVGVIGANGAGKTTLFKMITGQEKPDSGTITVGETVHLGYVDQSRDALDGKKTVWEEISGNNELILLGKKEVNSRGYCSSFNFKGGDQQKKVGALSGGERNRVHLAKMLKSGANVLLLDEPTNDLDVDTLRALEEALEDFAGCAVIISHDRWFLDRIATHMLAFEGDSHVEWFEGNFQDYEKDKMRRLGQDSIIPHRVKYKKLTR
- the tam gene encoding trans-aconitate 2-methyltransferase; translation: MADWSAQQYLKFEDERTRPARDLLAQIPLLDARKVVDIGCGPGNSTELLVNRWPDASVIGVDTSADMLRQARERLPAQTFIEANIAHWVAPAGSDVLFANAVFQWVPDHIKQLKRLVGALPDGGVLAVQMPDNLDEPSHILMREVAYLEPWRAQLSKAAELRDSLPKPGAYYDALQPLCSRVEIWHTVYNHALADAAAIVEWVKGTGLRPFVDPLEPPERKAYIAEYTARIAASYLPQADGKVLLKFPRIFIVAVK